The following proteins are co-located in the Aggregatibacter aphrophilus ATCC 33389 genome:
- the yggU gene encoding DUF167 family protein YggU, protein MAAVEQIGADLRLRIFLQPKAAKDHIVGLHDDELKISITAPPIDGQANAHLLKFLSKLFKVPKSSIVLEKGELNRHKQVLIPNPKIIPPPIEPYLKP, encoded by the coding sequence ATGGCGGCAGTGGAACAAATTGGCGCGGATTTGCGCCTGAGAATTTTTTTACAACCGAAAGCCGCCAAAGATCATATTGTCGGTTTGCATGATGACGAATTAAAAATCAGCATTACCGCCCCGCCTATTGATGGGCAGGCCAACGCCCATCTTCTCAAATTTTTAAGTAAACTCTTCAAAGTGCCGAAAAGCAGCATTGTGTTAGAAAAAGGCGAACTTAATCGCCATAAACAGGTTCTAATTCCTAATCCTAAAATAATTCCGCCTCCAATTGAACCTTATTTGAAGCCGTAA
- a CDS encoding LTA synthase family protein: MSRHLFTTGKPRSLLFPIFFFSLINLIVFTLSRLGLSLWQLNRVNAVGGWGQLFLQGLRMDVVSLCYLFGVPALLTVLLYHQNALGRIWQSILRFWLTAGSVFILFMELATPAFIETYDYRPNRLFIEYLIYPKEVFSMLMEGHLSAVIFSLVFTFIAVVVYWKLAGWAVRNITPMRWTWRPVVALLVIALSFLGARSSFQHRGINPAMVAFSSDAMVNSLVLNSGYSVIYAAQQFKDEGTSSEAYGKMDVEEMLSIVKNSGSRPAEAYVSKEIPTLTRNQATYQGKPKNIVIILEESFGAQFIGTLGGLPLSPEFDKLAQQGWLFDNLYATGTRSVRGIEAVTAGFTPTPARAVVKLNNSQRGFFTLAQLLSQRGYDTSFIYGGEKHFDNMAGFFYGNGFKRIIDQMDYQNPTFTGTWGVSDEDLFTKANETFTQLHKEGKPFFSLVFSSSNHDPFEFPDGKIELYEQPKATRNNAAKYADYAIGHFFKLAKASNYWQDTIFLVIADHDSRVAGASLMPIKHFHIPALILGEGIEPRRDNRLVSQFDMPTTLLSLAGISGDYPMIGYDLTKPNDPNRAIMQYDQVQALMRGNDVVIQFPKVGAKTYRYDKATETLTEAEVPQSMVKEALAHALLGSYLYKHRLYTTPEIKQAESKR, translated from the coding sequence ATGTCACGACATTTATTTACGACAGGTAAACCTCGTTCGCTGCTGTTCCCGATTTTTTTCTTTTCTTTGATTAACCTTATTGTGTTCACCTTGTCCCGTCTTGGTCTGTCTTTATGGCAACTGAATCGCGTCAATGCGGTTGGCGGCTGGGGCCAGTTATTCTTGCAAGGCTTGCGCATGGATGTGGTATCCCTGTGTTATTTATTTGGTGTGCCGGCATTATTGACTGTATTGCTTTATCATCAAAACGCGTTAGGGCGCATTTGGCAGAGCATTTTACGCTTCTGGTTGACGGCTGGCAGTGTATTCATTTTGTTTATGGAACTGGCCACACCGGCGTTTATTGAAACCTATGATTATCGCCCGAATCGCCTGTTCATTGAATATTTGATTTACCCGAAAGAAGTGTTCTCCATGCTGATGGAAGGACATTTAAGTGCGGTCATTTTTAGCCTCGTTTTTACGTTTATTGCGGTGGTGGTGTATTGGAAACTGGCCGGTTGGGCGGTACGCAATATCACGCCAATGCGTTGGACGTGGCGCCCTGTGGTGGCGTTATTGGTGATTGCCTTGAGTTTTCTCGGTGCGCGTTCCAGTTTTCAACACCGGGGAATCAACCCGGCCATGGTGGCGTTTTCCTCTGATGCCATGGTGAACTCTTTGGTGCTGAATTCAGGCTATTCTGTGATTTATGCGGCACAACAGTTTAAAGACGAAGGTACCTCTTCCGAAGCCTACGGCAAAATGGATGTAGAAGAAATGCTCTCCATTGTAAAAAACAGCGGAAGCCGTCCGGCAGAGGCCTATGTTTCCAAGGAAATTCCAACCTTGACCCGTAACCAGGCCACCTACCAAGGCAAACCGAAAAATATCGTGATTATTTTGGAAGAAAGTTTTGGGGCACAATTTATCGGCACGCTAGGTGGTTTGCCACTGTCGCCGGAATTTGACAAGTTGGCACAGCAAGGCTGGTTGTTTGATAATTTATACGCCACCGGCACCCGTTCTGTACGCGGTATTGAAGCGGTTACCGCTGGTTTCACTCCAACGCCGGCACGTGCTGTGGTTAAACTCAACAACAGTCAACGCGGTTTCTTCACCTTGGCGCAATTATTAAGTCAACGGGGTTACGATACTTCCTTTATTTACGGTGGGGAAAAGCATTTCGATAACATGGCGGGCTTTTTCTACGGAAACGGCTTTAAGCGCATTATCGACCAAATGGACTATCAAAATCCGACCTTTACCGGTACTTGGGGCGTGAGCGACGAAGACTTGTTCACCAAAGCCAATGAGACTTTCACGCAATTACACAAAGAAGGCAAACCATTCTTCAGCTTGGTATTCAGCTCCAGCAACCATGATCCATTTGAGTTCCCGGACGGCAAAATCGAGCTGTACGAACAGCCTAAAGCCACTCGCAACAATGCGGCAAAATATGCGGATTATGCGATTGGACATTTCTTCAAATTGGCGAAGGCATCCAATTATTGGCAAGACACTATTTTCTTGGTGATTGCCGACCACGACTCCCGTGTTGCTGGCGCCAGCTTGATGCCGATTAAGCATTTCCACATTCCGGCATTGATTTTGGGTGAAGGCATCGAACCGCGTCGTGATAACCGTTTGGTTAGCCAATTTGATATGCCGACTACCTTGCTTTCCTTGGCAGGGATTAGTGGCGATTACCCGATGATCGGTTATGACCTCACCAAACCGAACGATCCAAACCGCGCCATTATGCAGTACGACCAAGTACAGGCACTTATGCGCGGCAATGATGTGGTGATTCAATTTCCGAAAGTGGGCGCCAAAACCTACCGCTACGACAAAGCCACTGAAACCTTAACGGAAGCGGAAGTGCCGCAAAGCATGGTCAAAGAAGCCTTAGCTCACGCGCTGTTGGGTAGCTATTTGTATAAGCACCGCTTATACACAACGCCGGAAATTAAACAGGCGGAAAGCAAGCGCTAA
- a CDS encoding class I SAM-dependent methyltransferase: MTIYDIDFNQLYKQHLIACNHYNLPPEKWDKKAVKMAENLVGKASRYNQQLLEAMQVQPDETVLDIGCGPGTFAIPLAQQGSQVYALDYSTGMLDVLAEYKQKLQLANLKLIRRSWAEDWNDVPQVDVILASRSTLVDDLDDMIEKLCAKAKKRVYLTSVTQRHFLDEGVFDAIGREDIGFPTYIYLLNRLYQKGIQANLSFIETESGRFMGETYEDLLGSVEFSLGPLNEKEKQGLTAFYRQKQQNNESIKHGQRKWALIWWNVA, encoded by the coding sequence ATGACCATTTACGACATTGATTTCAACCAGCTTTACAAACAACATCTCATTGCCTGTAACCATTACAATTTGCCACCTGAAAAATGGGACAAGAAAGCAGTCAAGATGGCGGAAAATCTGGTGGGGAAAGCCAGCCGTTATAATCAACAATTACTGGAAGCTATGCAGGTGCAACCTGATGAAACCGTGCTCGATATCGGTTGTGGCCCGGGTACGTTCGCCATTCCTTTGGCACAGCAAGGCAGCCAAGTATATGCCTTGGATTACAGCACGGGGATGTTGGATGTATTGGCGGAATATAAACAAAAACTGCAACTGGCGAATTTAAAACTGATTCGTCGTTCTTGGGCCGAGGATTGGAACGATGTGCCGCAAGTGGATGTAATTTTGGCATCGCGCTCTACGTTAGTGGATGATTTAGACGACATGATCGAGAAACTCTGTGCCAAAGCGAAAAAACGGGTGTATCTCACTTCCGTGACGCAACGCCATTTTTTGGATGAGGGTGTATTTGACGCTATTGGACGTGAAGACATCGGTTTCCCGACTTATATTTATTTGCTGAATCGGCTTTATCAAAAAGGCATTCAAGCGAACCTGAGCTTCATTGAAACAGAATCCGGTCGCTTTATGGGAGAAACCTACGAGGATTTGCTCGGTTCCGTAGAATTTTCTCTTGGACCGTTAAATGAAAAAGAAAAGCAGGGCTTAACGGCATTTTATCGCCAAAAACAACAGAACAACGAATCTATCAAACACGGCCAGCGCAAATGGGCGTTGATTTGGTGGAATGTCGCGTAA
- the acrA gene encoding multidrug efflux RND transporter periplasmic adaptor subunit AcrA: MSQTQTNRPKRSHVFLLKLTLGIFVLIFIAMIVMNYMKSKGIADFLANQGETPSPVTAMTITTQQWTPVIETTGLVRPNQGAMLSAQSAGTISKVLVTNGQNVKKGDLLVELDSSVERASLQAAEAQVISLRQTYQRYANLAKSGGVSRQELDNAKAAYDAQAANVESLKATIERRQIVAPFDGKAGIVKVNVGQYVSNGTEIVRVEDRSSMKVDFSIAQNLLDELRIGQKVTATADARLGETFAAKVTAIEPAISSSTGLVDIQATFEPEDGAKLLSGMFTRLNVALSTEYDQIVVPQVAVSYNMYGESLYILTALSDEEKEKFAKQGDVNKMYRAKQITVFTKDRQGIYAQLKGDEVKIGDKIITGGQQNLSNGALVIVSDKEGVGTTQPASKTNL, encoded by the coding sequence ATGAGTCAAACTCAAACCAATAGACCAAAGCGTTCTCACGTTTTTTTGTTGAAACTGACTTTAGGTATATTTGTACTCATTTTTATCGCAATGATTGTGATGAATTATATGAAATCAAAAGGCATTGCGGATTTCTTGGCAAATCAAGGTGAAACTCCCTCACCGGTAACGGCAATGACCATTACTACTCAACAATGGACGCCTGTGATTGAAACCACCGGTTTGGTTCGTCCGAATCAAGGTGCGATGTTAAGTGCGCAAAGTGCGGGTACAATTTCAAAAGTTTTGGTGACAAATGGCCAAAATGTGAAAAAAGGCGATTTGTTGGTTGAGTTGGATAGTTCCGTAGAACGTGCCAGTTTACAAGCTGCCGAAGCGCAAGTGATTTCATTGCGCCAAACTTACCAACGTTATGCCAATCTGGCGAAAAGCGGTGGTGTTTCCCGTCAAGAGTTAGACAATGCGAAAGCGGCCTATGATGCGCAAGCGGCTAACGTGGAATCCTTAAAGGCTACCATTGAACGTCGTCAAATTGTTGCGCCCTTTGATGGTAAAGCCGGTATTGTGAAAGTTAATGTCGGTCAGTATGTGTCAAACGGCACAGAAATTGTACGTGTAGAAGATCGTAGCTCCATGAAAGTAGATTTTTCTATTGCACAGAATTTATTGGATGAGCTGCGTATTGGTCAAAAAGTTACTGCGACCGCAGATGCCCGTTTAGGGGAAACTTTTGCAGCGAAAGTCACGGCCATTGAACCTGCTATCAGCTCTTCAACCGGCTTGGTGGATATTCAAGCGACGTTTGAGCCGGAAGATGGTGCAAAATTATTGTCCGGTATGTTCACCCGTTTGAATGTGGCATTGTCGACGGAATATGACCAAATCGTCGTGCCGCAAGTGGCGGTGAGCTATAACATGTATGGCGAATCACTTTATATTTTGACCGCACTTTCTGATGAGGAAAAAGAGAAATTTGCTAAACAAGGCGATGTGAACAAAATGTATCGCGCCAAACAAATTACTGTATTTACGAAAGACCGCCAAGGTATTTACGCCCAGTTAAAAGGCGATGAAGTGAAAATCGGCGATAAAATCATCACCGGCGGTCAGCAAAACTTAAGTAATGGTGCACTCGTTATTGTGAGTGATAAAGAGGGCGTTGGCACCACGCAACCGGCAAGTAAAACCAATCTCTAA
- a CDS encoding NAD(P)H-dependent oxidoreductase, with protein sequence MHVTKQQVLDAFHFRCATRYYDPTRKISKEDFDYILELGRLSPSSVGSEPWQFLVIQNPELRQALKPVSWGMATQLDNASHVVVILANKNMRYDSEDFRANLVRRGLTEEQIQTNMAIYQRFQTEHINVLENDRTLFDWASKQTYIALANMMTGAALIGIDSCPIEGFNYAEVNRILAQTGAYDAEKYAVSVAVTFGYRAKDIRPKGRKPLNEIVHWIE encoded by the coding sequence ATGCACGTCACCAAACAACAAGTATTAGATGCCTTCCATTTTCGTTGTGCCACAAGGTATTACGACCCCACCCGTAAAATCAGCAAAGAAGATTTTGACTATATTTTAGAACTTGGTCGTCTATCACCAAGTTCCGTAGGTTCCGAACCTTGGCAATTTTTAGTTATTCAGAATCCTGAATTGCGCCAAGCCTTAAAACCCGTCAGCTGGGGCATGGCAACGCAGTTGGACAATGCTAGCCATGTAGTGGTGATTTTGGCCAATAAAAATATGCGTTACGATTCCGAGGATTTTCGTGCCAACCTTGTACGTCGCGGTTTAACGGAAGAACAAATTCAAACTAATATGGCGATTTATCAACGTTTCCAAACAGAACACATAAACGTTTTAGAAAACGACCGCACTTTATTTGATTGGGCAAGCAAACAAACCTATATCGCCCTTGCCAACATGATGACGGGGGCTGCCTTGATCGGCATTGATAGCTGCCCAATCGAAGGCTTTAATTATGCGGAAGTCAACCGTATTTTGGCGCAAACCGGTGCTTACGATGCCGAAAAATACGCAGTATCTGTGGCCGTAACATTTGGCTATCGCGCTAAGGATATTCGTCCGAAAGGCCGCAAGCCGCTTAATGAAATCGTTCATTGGATCGAATAA
- the corA gene encoding magnesium/cobalt transporter CorA, translated as MINAFALEDARLVRIDESTEPLNTAIWLDLIEPTVEERETLQESLGQSLASFLELEDIEASARFFEDEDGLHLHSFFYCEDENDYADLASVAFTVRDGRLFTLRDRELPAFRLYRMRSRNQRLIECNSYELLLDLFETKIEQLADVIENVYADLEKLSRVVLNGTQGEAFDEALATLTEQEDTSSKVRLCLMDTQRALSFLVRKTRLPANQLEQAREILRDIESLQPHNESLFQKVNFLLQAAMGFINIEQNRIIKIFSVVSVIFLPPTLVASNYGMNFADMPELGLKFGYPMALGLMALAAFAPYWYFKRKGWL; from the coding sequence ATGATAAATGCCTTTGCCCTTGAAGATGCTCGCTTAGTTCGTATCGACGAATCCACCGAGCCGTTAAACACCGCCATTTGGCTTGATTTAATTGAACCGACCGTAGAAGAACGGGAAACCTTGCAGGAAAGTTTGGGCCAAAGTTTGGCATCTTTCTTGGAGTTAGAAGACATCGAAGCATCCGCGCGTTTTTTTGAAGACGAAGACGGTTTGCACTTGCACTCTTTCTTTTATTGTGAAGATGAAAACGATTATGCGGATTTGGCCAGCGTGGCGTTTACCGTGCGTGACGGTCGTCTGTTCACTTTACGTGATCGTGAATTACCGGCGTTTCGTTTGTATCGTATGCGTTCCCGCAATCAGCGTTTAATTGAATGTAATTCCTATGAATTATTGTTGGATTTGTTTGAAACCAAAATCGAGCAGTTGGCGGATGTGATTGAAAACGTGTATGCGGATTTGGAAAAATTAAGCCGCGTGGTGTTAAACGGAACCCAAGGAGAAGCCTTTGATGAAGCCTTGGCAACCTTAACGGAACAAGAAGATACCAGTTCCAAAGTGCGTTTGTGTTTGATGGATACGCAACGCGCGCTCAGTTTCTTGGTACGTAAAACCCGTTTGCCGGCTAATCAGTTGGAACAAGCGCGTGAAATTTTACGAGACATTGAATCTTTGCAGCCGCATAATGAATCCTTGTTCCAAAAAGTGAACTTCTTGCTTCAAGCGGCCATGGGTTTTATTAATATTGAGCAGAACCGAATCATCAAAATTTTCTCCGTTGTGTCGGTAATTTTCCTACCGCCGACTTTGGTGGCCTCTAACTACGGTATGAACTTTGCCGATATGCCTGAACTTGGGTTAAAATTCGGTTATCCGATGGCGCTGGGGTTAATGGCGCTGGCGGCGTTTGCGCCGTACTGGTATTTCAAACGTAAAGGTTGGTTATAA
- a CDS encoding TetR/AcrR family transcriptional regulator — protein sequence MPQSETDMIERIFTATNDLMATVGLPNLSMHKIAKEAKISPGTIYIYFKNKDELLAQFARYIFKSFQETLGKDYDESQSFFHRYRRMWWNIWHSLEQDPTIVANMGQYEFLPGFYEICKEWEHQGIWHDFCTKAAEADEICDLPPHLLFAISLESALNIAFKCKQFAQRVSMDMLESVIERTWRAIQK from the coding sequence ATGCCTCAGTCAGAAACAGATATGATCGAGCGAATTTTTACCGCCACGAATGATCTGATGGCGACAGTTGGTTTGCCAAACTTGTCCATGCACAAGATTGCCAAAGAAGCCAAGATTTCGCCGGGAACAATTTATATTTATTTCAAGAATAAAGATGAATTATTGGCACAGTTCGCACGATATATTTTTAAATCTTTCCAAGAAACCTTGGGAAAAGATTACGATGAAAGCCAATCGTTTTTCCATCGCTATCGGCGAATGTGGTGGAATATTTGGCATTCTTTGGAACAAGATCCAACGATTGTTGCCAATATGGGACAATACGAATTTCTGCCCGGATTTTATGAAATTTGCAAAGAGTGGGAGCACCAAGGCATTTGGCATGATTTTTGTACAAAAGCTGCAGAGGCGGATGAGATCTGTGATTTGCCGCCTCACTTACTGTTTGCCATCTCGTTGGAAAGCGCGCTCAATATTGCATTTAAATGCAAACAATTTGCTCAACGGGTTTCAATGGATATGCTGGAGTCGGTTATCGAACGTACTTGGCGTGCCATTCAAAAATAA
- a CDS encoding YggT family protein, with the protein MNSIQFLISTAISVYSFILILRVWFQVAKVDFYNPLSQALVKATQPVVSPLSKFAPTIKGINTAALLACFILGVVKFPLLNFFGTIGGASLFEYAVIGVLSVLHSIGEAVFYVLLVGAILSWFNRGAGQAQYILYQLSEPVLRPIRKILPNTGMIDFSPMVVVFVLYLLNRVLYDIFNGLWVAAAF; encoded by the coding sequence ATGAATTCAATCCAATTTCTGATTTCTACCGCAATTAGCGTGTATAGCTTTATTTTAATTTTACGTGTGTGGTTTCAAGTGGCTAAAGTGGATTTTTACAATCCGTTATCGCAAGCCTTGGTGAAGGCGACACAGCCGGTGGTTAGCCCATTAAGTAAATTTGCCCCGACCATAAAAGGCATTAATACTGCCGCGTTATTGGCGTGTTTTATTTTAGGCGTAGTGAAATTCCCACTATTAAATTTCTTTGGTACGATTGGTGGCGCTTCCTTGTTTGAATACGCCGTTATAGGCGTGTTAAGCGTGCTGCATAGCATTGGTGAAGCAGTCTTTTACGTGTTGTTGGTGGGGGCAATTTTAAGTTGGTTTAACCGTGGTGCAGGGCAGGCACAATATATTTTGTATCAACTGAGTGAGCCCGTATTACGTCCTATCCGTAAAATTTTGCCAAACACCGGCATGATTGATTTCTCACCAATGGTTGTTGTTTTTGTGCTGTATTTACTCAATCGTGTGTTGTATGACATTTTCAATGGGCTTTGGGTTGCCGCAGCCTTTTAA
- the acrB gene encoding multidrug efflux RND transporter permease subunit AcrB: protein MKFTDIFIRRPVLAVSISLLIIILGLQAISKLAVREYPKMTTTVIKVSTVYPGADANLIQAFVTSKIEEAVAQADNVDYMSSSSSPSSSIVTVKMKLNTDPNAALADVLAKVNSVRSELPSGIEDPAVTSSTGGSGIMYISFRSNKLDASQVTDYIQRVVKPQFFTVEGVASVDIFGASEYALRIWLDPKKMAAQNLSAATVRSALSANNVQTAAGNDNGFYVVYKNKVDTTTKSVNELGNLIVSSDGDKLVRLRDVADVELNKSSDAARAVANGSDSVVLAVNPTSSANPLTVAEKILPLYESIKNNLPDAIQTDILYNSTIAINNSINEVVKTIMEATLIVLVVITMFIGSFRAILIPVITIPISLIGVIMMLQSLDFSINLMTLLALILAIGLVVDDAIVVLENVDRHIKLGETPFRAAIIGTREIAVPVISMTIALIAVYSPMALMGGITGTLFKEFALTLAGAVFISGIVALTLSPMMTSKLLKEHDKPSKLEERVNSTLTKVNNAYSYVLDLVMANRKCMLAFAGVIFATLPVLFNSLSSELTPTEDKGAFLAIGSAPSNVNVDYVQAAMAPYQKILTDTEEVQFAMTISGVPSTSQSLNVVTLKDWNERSRSQAEVLQELNNKAKAIPEVSVSGFAFPEIDTGEQGPPIGFVISTSKGYADLANVAGKFLDAMQKSGKFVYTDLDLKFDTAQMHIKIDREKAGSYGITMQQISATLGSFLSAATVERVDIEGRAYKIISQVKRENRLSPESWNSYYISASNGTSVPLSSLVTMTLEPQPSSLPRFSQLNSAVISAVPMPGSSIGDAIQWLQDNSKELLLQGYNYDFKGEARQLVQEGNALAVTFVLAVVIIFLVLAIQFESIRDPMVIMISVPLAISGALLALNAFGFVGKAGATLNIYSQVGLITLVGLITKHGILMCEVAKEAQLNHGKNRIEAITEAAKVRLRPILMTTAAMIAGLVPLLYATGAGAVSRFSMGIVIVSGLAVGTLFTLFVLPVIYSYVASEHKPLPEFDENIKPIEGEINH from the coding sequence ATGAAATTTACCGATATATTTATTCGACGTCCTGTTCTCGCAGTTTCGATTAGCTTGTTAATCATTATTTTAGGATTACAGGCAATTTCGAAACTGGCAGTGCGTGAATATCCTAAAATGACCACAACCGTAATTAAGGTTTCAACTGTTTATCCCGGTGCCGATGCAAACTTGATTCAGGCGTTCGTGACATCCAAAATCGAGGAAGCGGTGGCTCAAGCGGACAACGTGGACTATATGTCTTCCAGTAGTAGCCCAAGTAGTTCAATCGTGACGGTAAAAATGAAATTAAATACTGACCCGAATGCGGCACTTGCCGACGTGTTGGCGAAAGTGAACTCTGTGCGTTCTGAGTTACCGAGTGGAATTGAAGATCCGGCGGTGACCTCTTCCACCGGCGGTTCGGGGATTATGTACATTAGTTTCCGTTCCAATAAATTGGATGCCAGCCAGGTGACCGACTATATTCAACGTGTGGTGAAACCGCAGTTCTTTACCGTTGAAGGGGTGGCAAGCGTGGATATTTTCGGTGCGTCCGAATATGCCTTACGCATTTGGTTGGATCCGAAAAAGATGGCAGCACAAAACTTATCTGCCGCCACTGTTAGGTCTGCTTTATCCGCTAATAACGTACAAACGGCGGCAGGGAATGACAATGGTTTTTATGTGGTATATAAAAACAAAGTGGACACCACCACAAAATCAGTGAATGAGCTCGGTAATCTGATTGTTTCTTCCGATGGCGATAAACTCGTACGATTACGTGATGTCGCGGATGTCGAGCTAAATAAATCGAGCGATGCTGCCCGTGCGGTAGCCAATGGTTCTGATTCCGTGGTGTTGGCGGTGAACCCTACTTCTTCTGCAAACCCGTTAACCGTGGCGGAAAAAATCCTTCCGTTATATGAAAGCATCAAAAATAACTTACCGGATGCTATTCAAACAGATATTTTATATAACAGTACCATCGCCATTAATAACTCCATTAATGAAGTGGTGAAAACGATTATGGAAGCAACCCTGATCGTATTGGTCGTGATCACTATGTTTATCGGTTCCTTCCGTGCGATTTTGATTCCGGTGATTACCATTCCGATTTCCCTTATCGGGGTAATCATGATGTTGCAATCCTTGGATTTCTCTATCAATTTAATGACCTTGTTGGCCTTGATTTTGGCGATCGGGTTGGTGGTGGATGATGCTATTGTGGTATTGGAAAACGTTGACCGCCATATTAAACTCGGTGAAACCCCATTCCGTGCAGCAATTATTGGTACCCGCGAAATTGCCGTACCGGTTATTTCCATGACTATCGCCTTGATTGCGGTCTATTCTCCGATGGCGTTAATGGGCGGGATTACCGGTACGTTATTTAAAGAATTTGCGTTAACGCTCGCCGGTGCGGTATTCATTTCCGGTATCGTAGCATTAACTCTTTCTCCGATGATGACCAGTAAGTTGCTGAAAGAACATGATAAACCAAGTAAATTGGAAGAACGTGTTAACAGTACATTAACCAAAGTCAACAACGCTTATTCTTATGTCTTGGATTTGGTGATGGCGAATCGTAAATGTATGTTGGCATTTGCGGGCGTTATTTTTGCCACATTGCCGGTGTTGTTTAATTCACTTTCCAGTGAACTGACACCGACAGAAGACAAAGGTGCATTCTTAGCCATCGGTTCTGCACCGTCTAACGTGAACGTAGATTATGTACAAGCAGCTATGGCGCCGTATCAAAAAATCTTAACGGATACGGAGGAAGTACAATTTGCGATGACCATTTCGGGTGTGCCGAGCACAAGCCAATCCCTAAACGTGGTCACGTTAAAAGATTGGAACGAGCGTTCCAGAAGTCAAGCGGAAGTGTTGCAAGAGTTAAACAACAAAGCCAAGGCCATTCCGGAAGTGTCCGTCAGTGGTTTCGCCTTCCCTGAAATTGATACCGGAGAACAAGGGCCTCCGATTGGTTTTGTCATCAGCACCTCAAAAGGTTATGCAGATTTGGCTAATGTTGCCGGCAAGTTTTTAGATGCTATGCAAAAGTCAGGCAAATTCGTTTATACGGATTTGGATTTGAAATTTGATACGGCACAAATGCATATCAAAATTGATCGTGAAAAAGCAGGATCTTACGGTATTACCATGCAACAAATTAGTGCCACGTTAGGAAGCTTCTTATCTGCTGCTACCGTTGAACGTGTGGATATTGAAGGTCGTGCTTATAAAATTATTTCACAGGTGAAACGTGAAAACCGTTTATCACCTGAAAGCTGGAATAGTTACTATATTTCTGCTTCTAATGGAACCTCTGTGCCGCTCAGTAGCTTAGTGACTATGACATTGGAACCGCAACCAAGCTCCTTACCGCGTTTTAGCCAGTTGAATTCTGCGGTGATTAGCGCTGTGCCGATGCCGGGTTCTTCCATCGGGGACGCTATCCAATGGCTACAAGACAATTCAAAAGAATTGTTACTGCAAGGTTATAACTACGACTTCAAAGGTGAAGCTCGTCAGTTGGTACAAGAAGGTAATGCGTTAGCGGTGACTTTCGTGTTGGCAGTGGTTATCATCTTCTTAGTGTTGGCGATTCAGTTTGAATCCATCCGTGACCCGATGGTAATTATGATTTCCGTGCCACTAGCGATCAGTGGCGCATTATTGGCGTTAAACGCATTCGGTTTTGTCGGCAAAGCCGGCGCTACACTGAATATTTACTCTCAAGTAGGCTTGATTACACTGGTCGGCTTAATCACCAAGCACGGTATTTTAATGTGTGAAGTGGCAAAAGAAGCACAGCTCAATCACGGTAAAAACCGTATTGAAGCTATTACCGAAGCGGCCAAAGTGCGTTTGCGTCCGATTTTAATGACCACTGCTGCGATGATTGCCGGTCTGGTTCCGTTACTTTACGCCACCGGTGCCGGAGCAGTCTCCCGTTTCAGTATGGGGATCGTGATTGTTTCAGGCCTGGCTGTTGGTACGTTGTTTACTCTGTTCGTGTTGCCGGTGATTTATTCTTATGTTGCAAGCGAACACAAACCACTACCGGAATTTGATGAAAACATTAAACCGATTGAAGGTGAAATTAACCATTAA